In Lolium perenne isolate Kyuss_39 chromosome 5, Kyuss_2.0, whole genome shotgun sequence, the sequence AAGGGGTCATCATCTTTTGTGGTGCAAGGGTTCCCAAGCCCCATCCATGGTTTGGGGTCCTCCGCCCACTCGTTCCATAACCGTCGCCAACCACAATGCCAATGCGAATTTAGAGACACTGAGGATCCCATGTCCTCCAAAATGTCGGCGCGACACGGCGACATGcttgagagcatctccaccgacgcctctgatagcattttgggggccggcatcgaaaatgggctcacaCCGGTGCGCCCTAAAAAGCATCAGCGCTTTTTTTAGCCCAATAGAAGCGCTGGCAACCTCGTGTTGGCCCCTTCGCGAAGGGCGCGATCGGGAGCGCCGGCGTCTCGTGAGACGAAAATTTTGGGGCATGGGAGCCGCCTGTCAGTAATGACAGGGCGCCGCGCGGGAGAtctcccgccacgacgccaggCGGAAAACTCTCCCGCCACGATGCTGCGCGGGAGGTTTCCCGCCTCGCCGCCGGTCTATATTATCCCTCCTTCTCCGCCTCTCACTTCAGTAGTGAAAAAATCTAAACCACCAATGTTCGatgcgtgggaggaggcggcgctagaggcGGCCGCAGAAGTCGTGGAGGAGGACCCGTAGAGTATGAGGCGTGGGAGGAGACGGCGCTAGCGGCGACTGTAGAAGCATTTGCCGCGGACGAGAGGCAAATGCTGGAGGCGGGGCGGCGTCACCGGGAGGCGGAGCGGCAGCGTCGGTGGGAGGTGCGCCGACAACAGGGGTGGGAGCAGCTTGTGCTGCGACGGGAGATGCGGGAGCAGCAGCAGCGTGAGGATGAAGTCTAAGAGCGGCGACGCTTGGTGGAGATGCAGCTGCGGCTACGGAGGCAGGAGGTGGAGCACCGTCGGCGGCGGGAGGAGTTGGAGCAGCAGCTGCGTCAGGAGGCGGCGGCCGCGGATAGAGCGGCCTACTTGACGTTCGTGGAGGAGCAGCAGAGAGAGCAGCGGTCGATCGTCCACCTCCATAGAGTCGGGTGGCCAGTAGGTAGTAAGCTAGCTATGAAGCAAGTTTCACATCCGGGATTGAGGAGTGAATAATGTTTTACTTGGATTTGCCCTAAAACATTATTTATTCCTCGATCCAGAATGAAATGAAAATAAAACTACAAGTAAATATTTAGTTTGTCTTAAAAAATCGTATCGAGGCAGCCTGTTTGGGGGCACAGGTGTGGAAATAGCACCGCCAAATAAAGGATGCAGTGTCGACGCCCCCCATACAGCAGTGTCGGCGTCTATTTGGGAGCACCGGTAAAGATGCTCTTAGAGCAAGACTCCTTTGATGACCACGGGGGTCATGCTATAGATTATGGCTCCGTGAGATATTGCGTCATGCAAAACAAACTAGGTTTTATGCCGAGTTCTAAAAAATAGGTTGTTTTTCGTCGGGCGATCCTCACTGGAACCCGTGTGCCGTGCCGGCGTGCCCAGCTCAGATCTAACGCATCACCGGATGGAGTGGCAAGTGGGCGAGGGTCCCCGTGGCGCGGCGCTGTGCCGGCCGTCGTCCCATCTCGTCCCCTTTGGCCACTTGCGGAGCTGGGGTACACTTCTGTACATCACCATCACATCCCGTCGTCGTCCTCGTGGAAAATTCCGCTCCTCTTGGAAGCTTTCGTAGCGACCTGGTCCTGCAAGGCTGCAAGTACAAACGGTCTCTGAATTATGTCGTGTGGATATGCCTATCCGTTCGCAAAGATTGAAGATTAAACTTCCGTTCGCTGGAAGAGTGCAGAGAAGCTATTAACTCTCCAGCCAACTAGCAGTCCAGGCCACAAGAACGAATGGTTCAGGGTCCATCCATACTCAACACACCCAAATCCGGACGGTACGGATATAGTTCGACAGAGAAGCCATCGCCAGCAAAGCCACGTCCAAGAGGTCACGCATATTTTTATTTATGTACAAGTACATCAGGTATAGCTGGAGAAACGGGGACACGCAGCTGGAGCACGACTTCAAAAACTTAATAGCATTGAATCGAGATATTGTACAAGCACCAATCATCATTATCTGTACGGGGCAGTGTGATCCAAACTTACAACACTATATGATGCCTTTCTGCTCTGGCGAAACGACCTACTTCGACAGCCAGTAGATGAACATGAGGAATGCGCAGACAGACGCGACCAGCGAGAGGATGATGGTGTCCATCGACTTCTTTCTCCTGATTGACGCCAAGACGTGATTAATCTGACAGGTTCAGTGGGAAACATTGTGAGGCTCGCATCATTCGAGGACATGGAACGAGTAGGTTGCTCACGATACGTACCGTGGGGATCCGGCTGCTGACGTTGCTTATTTTGGTAGTAATGCCACCGAACGTTGACCGTTGAGACATGAGGGCACCCAGTGTTGCTTGAGCTTGTGAAATCACGGTGTCCACCTAATCATGCAAAAAAGTAAGGTTTCAGAAAAGCTATTATTCCGGGTAAAAGTCAGCTGTTACCTAATTCTGGTATAAAAAGGTTATTGGCATTCTTATGATTTATTATTAAGATAACACAAGACCATCCCAGTCATGCCTTGTGAGTATAACCCACAGGATAGCAGTACATAATTCACGTGTAGAAAAGTGCATGACTGACAGTACACTTTTCTAATAATTTGGAAAAATGCATAATTTCTAAACTATTTGTCTGGTTTTAATTTGAGGAAGCTATGGGTAGCATGATGAGGCTATCCTAGCTAAGTTGGCAGTGGAATCAGATGCACCTAACGATTGACCAAAAGTATTCTCCAGTCAGCAGCCCCTTCAGCATGAAGAACACATGTAACAATGCACCCTAGGATTCATACGGTTAATAAGCAACAAGCAGCAAATATACTAAGGGCCACTTCTTTTGAGCTTATGCTTATTCAGAAGCTGGCTTATGGAGTGCGGTGGGAACAAACTCCAGTGGGGAGAAGCTCGCAGAAACTGGCATTTCTATTCTTTTCGGCTTACGGAATTTGGGCTTATCATATGTGTTGAGCCATGAAAAGTTATTGCCTTGTTCTATAATTTTGCATGATAGCTAAACTATATTTTTGTAAAAGTCGGAATTTAGTGCCAGATGTCACTGGTAGGGGTGGACATTACTAACCGATTAATTTGGTTCAGTTTTTCAGGTTATTAAGaaattcggtcttctggaactaaTGACCGATCGGTCTTTTGAGAAACAGCTAACCGAGAATTCGGTCCCCATAAAGCTTGGTTAGGTCTCGGTCTTAAACCGAAGTGACATGTTCACACGCTAGATGCATATGGAATATTGAAGAGGATACCTCACGCTCCCTGCCACAGATCAAAGGTGCAGTCTCGAGTGTCAGCAGGTGCAAAGCAGAAGAGGCTGCCTGCCGCCGAGAAAAAAGAAGAGAGGAGATTGAGTCGGCCCCTGGGATGGATTGAGAGGGAGGAGGTGGAGCCGGCCGCTGAGATGGATGGACTATGGAGAGGGAGGAGATGGTGCCGGCCATCAGTGTAGAGGAACAGGGAGGAGACGGCGCTGGCGGCCGGGATGGAGGGACAGGGAGGAGATGGCAGGGgtggccaggtatgccgagcgATGCGCAGAAGCTGCTAATGCAATCTAGCCTGTAGGTGCGACTAAAAAAGTACAAAGTTGGTGTAGGCTCTGTTTGCAACGTGAGGGCCTTAGAATAGGAGAATAGGCTGTGGGCCTTATTACAGCTTTTGGCCCATGTCATGTTACTTTTGGTCCGTTCGGTTAGTTCAGGTACCCAATGCTTAAGAACGAAATACCAGAGGTAAATTCGGTTTTCCAGAGTTGATGAGCGGATTTCTAGCCAGAATTATTGGTTTCGGTCTATTCGGTTTCAGTCTTGGTCTTTCTGAGTTCGGTCATCGGTTTTTATGCCCACCCCTTGTCACTGGAACTATTGCACCATTCACTACAAATTGAACTGTCGACAGTACGAGATGTAAAGTGCAGTCTTCCACAGTTTCATATACAAAGGTAGCCAATTAATTCCATCTTAATCAATAGATGTACTATTAGCTGTATATTTTTATTTAAGTTAAGATGTATTAGCAAattaaatactccctccgttcctagatataaggtgtatagttttTGACATGGAAATTACAGCAGATTTGGGCGGGATTACCCTTGGACAATTGACGTGAGAAAATAGAGGAGTTTGCATAAGATAAGAAAATGTAATCAAATTCTAAAAAAGTTGTCCAAACAATGGTGCTACGTAATATACCCTATATTCTGGAATTTTTCTCCAAaaaactatacaccttatatcTGGGAACAGAGTGAGTAGCATCTTGTAGATGAAATTGTAGATGTGCAACCGCTGCTGCAGATCCTAGCAAGTTTCAGTTAACATCTGTTGCTGGGGTGGCGGCGGGTTCAGGCAATAGCTGAGCTGGGCGCTGGCCAAAGAAGCAGCTGGGCACTGGGAGGGACAAGGTGCTGAGCGCTGGCCAGAGAAGGTGTTGGCCGCCGAGAGGAGCTGCTGGCCACCGGTAGTGAGGAATGGCAGGAAGAAGAGTGGCCAGAGGCGCCGCCGGGTGGAAGAGGTGGTGCAGGTCAAGGTCCCAGTCGGTGAGCTTGATGGGAGCTGTGGCTGCTGAGGAGCTGCAGTCGCAGCGGTGCTCTCGATGGGAGTGGCGGCTCAAAGTCATCGCGCTTCCTTTCGGACGAGCAAGTGGTCGTTGGGCAGCGGTGGAGCGTGAAACCCTAGCAGCAGCCGCGCTCTGTCATGTCTCGCGAGAGAAGAACAGAAATCGTGAGTGGGTAGGCCGCACGAGGGAGAGGAAAACGTTTCAGGGCTTGTGGTGGCATTCTTACCATAATTACAATGGAAAATAGTGACAATCTTGAATACCGGTTCAATTAAGGTGCACAAGCTACGGAAACACCTCCAAGGTGACTTCTGGAATTGCATTATGCAGTCACAGTGGAAATAAGCTGGGCTGAAGCCAgccacttcttttgggcttcagcGGTGCATGGCCTCGAAACCAGCCAGGAAGCTGAAAAGAAGTGGCCCTAACTGTGTGATGTCAGTCAAGTATGTTGAATTCAATCTGCGGAATTCAGAGGGACGACTTCAACCGCTCTTCATTGTGCAGCCGTAGTTCCCATGATAGTATAGGACTCAACAAAGGCAACCAAGCATGTTTAGGGCACTATTGGGTATTTGTAATGACAGGCCGTTTTGTAGCCTCAGTGAAAAAAGCAGGCATGTTTTCACTCTGTTTCTACATTCTAAGCTGTGTTGTTTGCTTGGACATGCAACTTCTGATGATGACTACTAATGCAATAGGCACTAGGGTGGTTTGCTTCTCGAGTTCTCATTACAGGGACTGTCTTCTCCAGTGTTGGCAATCATAGTTGTAAATGCTGCTATGTTTACAAAGGTCATTTGTGGAAAGGTTAAGCATTGTTATGGACAGTGTGTGGACACGAATAGACTTCATGTGCTGTAGAAATGGTCAGAACATCCTTCTCACGGGCTAGTCCATCCTATGCTTACTGGTCAAGGGAATAACCCTTAATTTCTCGTAGAAAATGAAAGCCTAGGAAGCTGCATTCAAGAAGCGACTATCAGCTTTTAAGCCAGCAGCTCCTATTTGCAAGATACGGTCCAATATTGGCATCAGATTATCTCCTCATACAAATAACATGTAATCTTGCTAAAAGCTGCACCTACAGACTATCTTCTCTCTTCACAGCTCCCAAGGTAAGCATGCAAACAATATCACTTTCTGCGCATCATTCCATTTATTTCAGGATGGGTTAGAAACTAGGCAACTCCAGAAACTGAATGAATCCCCTACTGCTGAACTAAGCCAAAACTCCTGAGTGCTGATATAATACCTAATGCCTCTCTAAGTTTCCCCTCAACAATGACTACCAGAGTCCAGAACCCCATCAAATGGAGCTTTGAGGCCTTGATTTTTTCATATTTGTTAAGTTCAGTGTAATTCTCAATGAAAGATAGATTTCTGAAACAGAAATTTCACAAGCATATGGGTTGAAATTCAAGATATTTGGCTCAAACTGGAGTAGACACACTGACACACACATGCAATTATTACTACTTTAGTACTCCTTCCatccataaatagatgtcttaTATTTGTCTAAatctggatgtatctagacactaaatagtgTCTACATATATCCAGATTTAGATAAATCtaagacatctatttatggacagaggtagtatatactaTAATCAAGCCAAAACTGATCATGGATTGAAAATTAATATATGAACCTTTGTAGAATTCTGCCCAAGTAAAATGGAATCCAAATACATATTAATAAGTAAGAACACTAGAAATGTGCAGAATATGCCATGGTGGGTGTGCAAGAACAGGGACATCAGCATGATTCCGTCTTTCACGTGGCAGGTACAGTTCTCTAAATTAATAATATATTTGCAAATACACCAGGCCAAGATTTGAATTATCTCCTACCAAGAGAGCTAAGTGAATCTACTTCTATTTGGAATGCTCGAGAAATCATGTTGGCATTCAATGCAACCCCACCCATACAGGAAGGCTGTTCCTATGTTCCTTTGTTTCCGCATGTACATTTATCCAAACAGAattagaaaaaaggcaaataccagAAAGGACAATCCTACCTGTCCGGAATTCCTGCCAATTGCAGCTTGTTCTCTAAGAAGAGCTTCCGACTCTCCAGCCTCTTCGACGTCAAACTTTGCTCTGTCAAAGTCTCTCAAGTCAAGGAGGGACGCATGTTGTTGCTTCACTCGGAGGCTTGATCGAAGCCGATAGAATTCCTGCGTTGGATTAGCAACTTTTGGAATTACAAGGGAAGTCTAGCTGTCTTATATGTGGTGTTTAAACTTCAAAAGGTATTTGTCTACAGGATATTATGATTCAAGAAGATTATTAATTAACAGATTGAAAGTACAGTTACGAAGAATGAAATTTCTTAGTGTGGTTGGTGTAAGAGGCGATATGAACCTGAGTAAGGTCTTGCAAAATCTCCATGTGACGAGTCAACGTATGAGAAAGAACTTCAGAGCCTCCCGATGACACCCATGTTTGCATTTGGGAATTTACTTGCTGAAGCTGCTTCAAGGATCTCTCTATATCAGCCTCGATGTCATTCTCCGAGCCATCTGATTTCATGGAAACCAATTTACGGTATGCAATCATCTGGTCATCTAACTGAGCCTCCAACCTCCTCGCCTAAAAGGGGGAAATTGTGTGCAGACAAAGGTTAGGTCGAGTACAGCCAAAAAACACTTTAGCCCGACTACTCGAAATATCTTCATGAAAACGTAATGCAGCAACCGTATTCAGTAGTGACATCATTACAGAGAGCAAGTTGGTGTGGCACCTTCCTAGTCTAGAAAGGGATGGTTTCAGCCATACTCGGCGGTAAAAGTCTGAATTCTGAAACACGAAAAGTGCGAGGCCATACTACCAGATTTCCATACGGATGATTATGCAACAAGCAGGTGAAAACGAGGTCGTTTGATAGGATCAAAATTCTAGTGAGTTTGGCACTGGATCAGTGTCACATTGCTCCGGGTTTACTTCTCTATAAGAAGATATGGCGCATGGGGGTGCAGGCGAACATCTGCAGCACAGTTTCTAGAACCTTGCCTGTATGAAACTAGTCTAGTAGTAACGAGAAGGCTAAATTTCAAAAATGAAGGGGAAAAAACATTTCGCCCCACAGGCAGATACTATGGACTCGACCAACAAGAAGGAAGACAGTCGGTCTAATTTGCATATGTGTCGCTATCAGGAATTCAGCGGGCGAccgggggagggagggagggagggggaaTCGTCGGCACGAGTACCGCGTCCCACATCCACCGGACCGCTCAGGTTGCGGGCGGAGCCAGATCTCCGGCGAATAGACACCGGCAAGAGGTTGAGGGGAGCGGGGGAGGGGATCCGGAAGGGGTTTCACCTGCTTCCGAAGGGCGTCCCAGGACGACGCCTCCATGGCTGCGAACTCGTCGGCGGCGGCGCCGTACCAGTGATCCGCGGGGCGGGCGGGAGATCTCGCCGGGTGCGCCGCTGGATCTCGCGCGCGCCGCGGCCGCGGCGAGCGAATCAGTGGGGGAGGCGTGGAGGGGTGCGGTGGGTTGCCGAAGGGAGAGGCGTCGCGTCGGGTAGCCTAGCCACGGACCACGGTGGTGATGGTCAACTGGGCTTCGGCTCGGTGGCGCGGTGCACCCACTAATCCGGGGCCACCTTGTTCTTGTTCCACTACTCACCCAGAAAGCGACGAGTGGAAAGCATTTTTAGCCTACCAAACAATAAAATGTTCATCTAAAaaaaagcaataacatgttccacCTATCTACATATACTTCTCCGTTTTTTTCAAAATGGTTAGGGCATGTCATCCTTCCCTTAGCGTCAGATTTttacttagttggaggagagagaatgaagaGAGAAGATTATCTTCCCTTAGCTAATGGATCATCTCTTAGAAAATAAGGGATGACTATTTTCACCATTGTATCACATATGTCTTCCCTTAACAACAAATTTCTTATCAAAATTTAACTATTTATATTAATTGCTATAGATGGTTGTAAGAGATAATGCATTATATGACTTATATCTAATGCTTTCTCTAGCTAATGTGGTGGGGTAAGGGAAGATATGCCTTCTCTACCATTAGTTCTACATCTGTTCTAAAACTCTTATAGAAACTAGTGCTAACAGTGATCAAAAGACAGCTTCCTCGTGTAACTTTACTTGGTCGACCTATTTTTTAGGTCTAAGATTAGTCAGCCAAGACAACTATACACTTTATGTTGTGTTTGGTTGCACTGAAACTAGGCATAGAATTGGAATTTGGGTCCAATTCCACGCTTTCTGGCGTTTGGACTGCGCTCAGAATCTTCTCTCGGAATTAGAACAAATTTCCGCGCTCGGAATCCTCATGTGTAAAGAGCGGACCAACAATTCCGAGCTCGCTCCCTCGGAAAGGCACGGAAACAGTCCATCGAAGCGAAGCGATACGTCTCTCCTATCTTCGCTTCTCTCCTCCCTTTTCGTCCATTCCCTCCTCGcgagctcctctcctcccttcccGTCCTCTCCAACTCCGGCAGCGGTGGCGGCGCACAGCTTCGCCCTCCCTCCCATTCGCCCATCCCGCGCCTCCCCCTCGAGCTTCTCGTCTCTGCCCGCGGGAGATCGAGGCGGTGGTGGTCAGAATAACATCTAGGCGGCGGCTACCAGGCGGAGCGTCGGGGCGGCCGGATCTCCTCCAGGAAAGTTCCCGGCGGCGGTGGCGCTGGTTGCAGGGGAGGACGGCGGCGGTTGCAAGGCCTGCGGCAGCGGTGGTTGGGGCACGGGCCCGCGGTGCCGATTGCAGGGAAGGACGGCGGCGGTTGCAGGGCCCCCGACGGCGGTGGTTGGGGCACGGTTGCAGGGCCCCTAGCGGCGGCGGTGCAGGGCCCCCGGTGACGGTTGCAGGGAAATACCACAAATTCATTTCCATAGTGCAGTCCAAACAAGATTAGGAATTTGTACTACCATTTGATTCCAAAGGCAAATTCTAAGCACACCCAAACAACCGATTTGGAATTTTAGTCCAATTCATTTCCATCATGGATTTGGAATCTTTGCCCAATTCAGTTCCAAGACCAAATTCtgtgcatccaaacacagcattAGACATTGTTGTCACACAAAGGGAACACCGGGTGGTAGACGTACACTCGTACATTGCTAGTGAAGGAGAAAGTAGTTGATTTCAATTTAACAAAATGGCCATCGCCATCTTAAATCTTCGAAATAGACTTTcatcccgctatattaatatagcaacgaaCTGATACAAGATAGAGATCACCGCTGGGGCAAACAGCACAACAAAGCccaaaagaaaacaaaagaagaagaaaaaagaaacaaaggaTGAAAAAGTCGGATCGACGAAAATGTTGATGAACCGGAACCGCTGCGCCCTCCGAAAGATTCTCACCACGAGCTTAGCCCTCCGAAGTGCCACAAACCAAAGAAACACTTTCAAGAAGGGATGCAACGATGACGACGCTGCTGCCCGAACAAGCCTAGGGTTCCCCCGGTATGCGGATGGGAAGTGGGAAGGGGAAACCCCGATGCCCCTCAAGAAGAAATGGTGGCGCCCGCGAGCATCACCGCGTCGGTGTCGGCCGTCCGACAAGGATTTTTTCGTCCCCCAAAGACCCAcggctgttgtgggtatacttcatgggtgtaccatcgacagtgcctagatccggcaagcccgggtggcccatagttggtgatgtggcatgtggtccatcgggcggcccagttgctgttgatccggaaggatgaagtccagcccaggagagggaagccggatcccaaccgaccttcggaggaacccggatccatggaggcccataagggaacccggatccagtacgacgtataagggaaggcggatccttgatgtacacggcaagacattgtaccgtagttaggcaacctgtaatccggctaggactctccatgtaaaccctagatccgtgcgcctttataagccagatcctgggagccctagaggcagaacaacaactcattgtaacaacgcgaaagtgcccagataattccagacaagcagcagtaggccctgtcctcgtgcaggtgttccgaagctgggtaaatcgcgtaccaccgtcccgagtgctctccgccctatggcccctacttcttctccccctcgtgaggatccctcctccgaggtaccgtcgattaggcaacgacagttggcacccaccgtggggcctgcggcgtctggaggccagaACCggtagggttccgccatgggaagctacgacgacaccatcgctgtggggcgcgtcctttacgccggaaaccttccgttcgtccctccggatgagtgctggattccggccaagacaaaccccatcaagctctccatcgtcccagtcggcggcatacacatcttcatcggtgaAACCGttgattccgacggaaacgccctcgtaagtaacgcagacgcgaccgccgctgagcagaacgcagtcgcgaagatccgatctgagacgcaggaacTTCCCCGGGAAGATTCcaccttagatctggaaaaatcaaagcccacccaatccgcccctgagcaggaaacaaaggtggaagaccaatgcagatccgcctgggtctcccaggtgttagagaagcaaaggtgtcacttcgtacacttcttggcccataccgccggaaccgcccctcaggaagtcggagctggtcccgagaAGGTCGTGGTACCGAAAAACAACgccgctccggatcagcaggaggttgttggagaaagcgacgctccgggtgaagagtcaattttgggcaatctgagcccaatttccggggattCCCCCTCCATGAatactgaagagttcgatcgtAAGGTCTCGGAACTCGGATATGGTGAACAgtctgaagttgaatccgcccagcctaaacagGTTCTTGCAACTTTGGCGGCGCTGGATCAGCGACATTCTGATGACAACACCTATTCCGAT encodes:
- the LOC127301577 gene encoding Golgi SNAP receptor complex member 1-1; the encoded protein is MEASSWDALRKQARRLEAQLDDQMIAYRKLVSMKSDGSENDIEADIERSLKQLQQVNSQMQTWVSSGGSEVLSHTLTRHMEILQDLTQEFYRLRSSLRVKQQHASLLDLRDFDRAKFDVEEAGESEALLREQAAIGRNSGQVDTVISQAQATLGALMSQRSTFGGITTKISNVSSRIPTINHVLASIRRKKSMDTIILSLVASVCAFLMFIYWLSK